A stretch of the Buchananella sp. 14KM1171 genome encodes the following:
- the ahpC gene encoding alkyl hydroperoxide reductase subunit C, with protein sequence MSLINTKIKPFKTTGYRNGAFVDVTEADLAGKWNVVFFYPADFTFVCPTELSDLQGIYAELQGMGVEVYSVSRDSHFVHKAWHETSPEVGTLTYTMLGDVQGVITENFDNMRPESGLSDRSTYVIDPDGVIQYLETTPEGVGRKADELLRKIKALQYVRNHPGEVCPAKWEEGDETLTPSFDLVGKI encoded by the coding sequence ATGTCCCTGATCAACACCAAGATCAAGCCCTTCAAGACCACCGGGTACCGCAACGGCGCGTTCGTGGACGTGACGGAGGCAGACCTGGCCGGCAAGTGGAACGTCGTCTTCTTCTACCCGGCGGACTTCACCTTCGTCTGCCCCACCGAGCTGTCCGACCTGCAGGGCATCTACGCCGAGCTGCAGGGCATGGGCGTGGAGGTCTACTCCGTCTCCCGCGACTCCCACTTTGTGCACAAGGCGTGGCACGAGACCTCCCCGGAGGTCGGCACCCTGACCTACACGATGCTGGGCGACGTGCAGGGCGTCATCACGGAGAACTTCGACAACATGCGCCCGGAGTCCGGCCTGTCTGACCGCTCCACCTACGTCATCGACCCCGACGGCGTGATCCAGTACCTGGAGACCACCCCGGAGGGCGTGGGCCGCAAGGCCGACGAGCTGCTGCGCAAGATCAAGGCCCTGCAGTACGTGCGCAACCACCCGGGCGAGGTGTGCCCGGCCAAGTGGGAAGAGGGCGACGAGACCCTGACCCCGTCCTTCGACCTCGTGGGCAAGATCTGA
- a CDS encoding siderophore-interacting protein — MAHSERNDALRPRTELPTALRQVTVARAVSLSPRMRRLILSGPELAGHMPWGQCTPLASPNFDDHCKLLIPQPGVEVERAAPGQTGAGLPDSLRGRGRHYTISHWDPAAGELWLDVLRHEGGLVGQWAFTAQVGDVAYLGGPRATAAAPHADWYLFVADQAALPAVERWMKQAAPGVRAAAVISVYDVAEVRPLATAADASIDWMVGQAGPGRCNSGLLRAAERAALTLATGGGEGFAWVAGESALASDLRELLEGIVGAGRVEVGRYWSAQR; from the coding sequence ATGGCCCACTCCGAACGTAACGACGCCCTGCGGCCGCGAACCGAACTGCCGACCGCCCTGCGCCAAGTCACCGTGGCCCGCGCAGTCAGCCTCAGCCCACGCATGCGCCGCCTAATCCTCTCCGGCCCCGAACTAGCCGGCCACATGCCCTGGGGCCAGTGCACGCCGCTCGCCTCCCCCAACTTCGACGACCACTGCAAACTCCTCATCCCCCAACCCGGAGTAGAGGTGGAGCGCGCCGCCCCAGGCCAAACAGGTGCGGGGCTACCCGACTCCCTGCGCGGCCGCGGACGCCACTACACCATCAGCCACTGGGACCCCGCAGCCGGCGAGCTCTGGCTAGACGTGCTACGCCACGAAGGCGGACTAGTAGGCCAGTGGGCGTTCACCGCCCAGGTCGGCGACGTTGCCTACCTCGGCGGTCCCCGCGCCACCGCCGCCGCGCCCCACGCCGACTGGTACCTATTCGTTGCCGACCAGGCCGCCCTACCGGCCGTGGAACGCTGGATGAAACAGGCCGCCCCCGGGGTGCGCGCCGCCGCCGTCATCTCCGTGTACGACGTTGCCGAGGTACGCCCCCTTGCTACCGCCGCCGACGCCTCCATCGACTGGATGGTGGGCCAGGCCGGGCCCGGGCGCTGCAACTCCGGGCTACTGCGGGCCGCCGAGCGCGCCGCCCTCACCCTGGCCACCGGCGGGGGAGAGGGCTTCGCGTGGGTGGCGGGCGAAAGCGCCCTGGCCTCCGACCTGCGCGAGCTGCTCGAGGGAATCGTGGGCGCCGGACGCGTCGAGGTGGGGCGCTACTGGAGCGCGCAGCGCTAA
- the ahpF gene encoding alkyl hydroperoxide reductase subunit F, with protein MLDAAATAQLKQYLELIKLPVELAVSLDGGESSAKTRSLVEEIAALSELVSVVEEPHAYTPSFAIRRAGTDVSVRFAGVPLGHEFSSLVLALVQVGGHPPRLEDDVVAAIKSLEGGEFVTYMSLTCQNCPTVVQALNTMSVLNPKIRHTAVEGGVFQEEIKAKNILAVPTVYKDGAVFDQGRMDVADFVAKLDAGAAARAAAALSEKEAFDVLVLGAGPAGATAAIYAARKALRTGLVAQRFGGQVLDTMAIENFISVPYTEGPRLGAALEEHVRAYDVDVTTGVQASALRKGADGLLEVDFEGGGRLRSRSVVLATGARYRTLGVPGEDEYRNKGVTFCPHCDGPLFKGKRVAVIGGGNSGIEAAIDLAGVVSHVTVVEFLDELKADAVLVAKLRSLPNVEVLTGTRVVEVLGDGAQVTGLQVEERASGQQRRIDLAGVFVQIGLLPNTDWLAGSVETNRVGEIVIDPRGATSLPGVFAAGDCTNVPYKQIVISLGAGATASLSAFDYLIRSGAEGASSDEPA; from the coding sequence ATTTTGGATGCGGCTGCCACGGCGCAGCTGAAGCAGTACCTGGAGCTAATCAAGCTGCCGGTGGAGCTGGCGGTGTCGCTGGACGGCGGCGAGTCCTCCGCCAAGACGCGCTCGCTGGTGGAAGAGATCGCGGCTCTCTCTGAGCTGGTGAGCGTGGTGGAGGAGCCGCACGCCTACACGCCCTCCTTCGCGATTCGCCGCGCGGGCACGGACGTGTCGGTGCGTTTTGCCGGCGTGCCGCTGGGGCACGAGTTTTCCTCGCTGGTGCTGGCGCTGGTGCAGGTTGGCGGCCACCCGCCGAGGCTTGAGGACGACGTCGTCGCTGCGATCAAGTCCCTTGAGGGCGGCGAGTTCGTTACCTACATGTCTTTGACCTGCCAGAACTGCCCCACGGTGGTGCAGGCCCTGAACACCATGAGCGTGCTGAACCCGAAGATCCGCCACACGGCGGTGGAGGGCGGCGTGTTCCAGGAGGAGATCAAGGCCAAGAACATCCTGGCCGTCCCCACGGTCTACAAGGACGGCGCGGTCTTTGACCAGGGCCGCATGGACGTGGCGGACTTCGTGGCGAAGCTGGACGCTGGTGCGGCCGCCCGGGCCGCAGCCGCGCTCTCCGAGAAGGAGGCGTTCGACGTGCTGGTGCTGGGCGCCGGTCCGGCGGGTGCCACCGCCGCGATCTACGCGGCCCGCAAGGCGCTGCGCACGGGCCTGGTGGCGCAGCGCTTTGGCGGCCAGGTGCTGGACACGATGGCGATCGAGAACTTCATCTCCGTGCCCTACACAGAGGGCCCGCGCCTGGGTGCGGCCCTGGAGGAGCACGTGCGCGCCTACGACGTGGACGTGACCACCGGTGTGCAGGCGAGCGCTCTGCGCAAGGGTGCCGACGGCCTGCTGGAGGTGGACTTCGAGGGCGGCGGGCGGCTGCGCTCGCGCTCGGTGGTGCTGGCCACGGGTGCCCGCTACCGCACGCTGGGCGTGCCGGGCGAGGACGAGTACCGCAACAAGGGCGTAACGTTCTGCCCGCACTGCGATGGCCCGCTGTTCAAGGGCAAGCGCGTGGCCGTGATCGGCGGCGGCAACTCCGGCATCGAGGCGGCTATCGACCTCGCGGGCGTGGTGAGCCACGTGACGGTGGTGGAGTTCTTGGACGAGCTGAAGGCGGACGCCGTGCTGGTGGCCAAGCTGCGCTCGCTGCCGAACGTGGAGGTGCTGACCGGCACCCGCGTGGTGGAGGTACTGGGCGACGGCGCGCAGGTGACGGGCCTGCAGGTGGAGGAACGTGCCAGCGGGCAGCAGCGCCGCATCGACCTGGCCGGCGTGTTCGTGCAGATCGGTCTGCTGCCGAACACGGACTGGCTGGCGGGCTCGGTGGAGACCAACCGGGTGGGCGAGATCGTGATCGACCCGCGCGGCGCCACCTCCCTGCCGGGCGTGTTCGCGGCCGGTGACTGCACCAACGTGCCTTACAAGCAGATCGTGATCTCGCTGGGCGCGGGCGCCACGGCGTCGTTGAGCGCGTTCGATTACCTGATTCGTTCCGGTGCCGAGGGGGCGAGCAGCGATGAACCTGCGTGA